In the Alteromonas sp. M12 genome, one interval contains:
- the trmA gene encoding tRNA (uridine(54)-C5)-methyltransferase TrmA, which translates to MRPTEIDPQFYQAQLDEKVTALSAQFSQFKMPKLEVFASQTLNYRMRAEFRVWHEGDELFHIMFDQQSKEKYRVDQFPPASKLINQVMADLVVLLKDNEIARRKLFQIDYLSTLSGEIVVSLLYHKPLDESWHAQISKILKQLRQHYPIDIVGRARKQKVIVDKDFVIERLPIGQRTYEFKQVENSFTQPNALVNQKMLEWALDVTANSEGDLLELYCGLGNFSIPLAQNFKRVLATEISKTSVAAAQYNISANQADNVTILRMSSEEFVQAQAGIRKFNRLEGVDLAQYDCRTVLVDPPRAGLDDETVSMISKYNNIVYISCNPETLQNNLDLLSKTHEVHRFALFDQFPYTHHVEAGVYLVRKN; encoded by the coding sequence ATGCGTCCAACAGAAATAGATCCCCAATTTTACCAAGCTCAACTCGATGAAAAAGTGACAGCTTTAAGCGCTCAGTTTAGCCAATTTAAAATGCCCAAATTAGAAGTGTTCGCTTCGCAAACTCTGAATTACCGAATGCGTGCGGAGTTTCGTGTTTGGCATGAAGGTGATGAGCTGTTTCACATCATGTTCGACCAACAAAGCAAAGAGAAATACCGCGTCGATCAATTTCCTCCCGCGAGTAAACTGATCAATCAAGTAATGGCCGATTTGGTGGTGCTATTAAAAGACAATGAAATAGCGCGACGCAAACTATTTCAAATCGACTATTTAAGTACTTTAAGTGGTGAAATTGTCGTTTCCCTGCTTTACCACAAGCCATTAGATGAAAGCTGGCATGCACAGATAAGTAAAATTTTAAAACAGCTAAGACAGCACTATCCAATAGATATAGTGGGTCGAGCCCGTAAACAAAAAGTCATAGTGGATAAAGATTTTGTCATCGAGCGTTTACCTATAGGACAAAGAACCTATGAATTTAAGCAAGTTGAAAATAGCTTTACTCAACCAAATGCGTTGGTTAATCAAAAAATGCTTGAATGGGCACTTGATGTTACCGCAAATAGCGAAGGTGATTTACTCGAATTATACTGCGGCTTAGGCAACTTTAGCATTCCCTTGGCGCAAAACTTCAAACGGGTTTTAGCCACCGAAATTTCAAAAACCTCAGTTGCTGCAGCACAATATAATATCAGCGCCAATCAGGCTGACAATGTGACAATTCTTCGTATGTCTAGCGAAGAGTTTGTACAAGCCCAAGCGGGGATAAGAAAATTCAATCGACTAGAAGGGGTGGATTTAGCCCAATACGATTGCCGCACAGTGTTAGTCGATCCGCCAAGAGCAGGTTTAGATGATGAAACAGTTTCAATGATCAGTAAATATAACAATATCGTGTATATTTCATGTAACCCAGAAACCTTGCAAAATAATTTGGACCTATTAAGCAAAACTCATGAAGTCCATCGTTTTGCTCTATTTGACCAGTTCCCCTATACCCACCACGTTGAAGCCGGTGTGTATTTAGTGCGAAAAAACTAA
- the fabR gene encoding HTH-type transcriptional repressor FabR, with amino-acid sequence MIQTRQQQKLKTRRAIIDAAFGLLDEQHSFSSMSLREVARAAGIAPTSFYRHFKDIDELGLTLVDEAGLTLRQLMRQARVRIASGGGVISTSIDTFMEFISANSNIFRLLLREHTGTSNAFRAAVFREIQHFTEELTDYTVATTGLNRKLANLQAEAMVKLVFSTGAEALDLDPIQREQLAIRLKIQLRFITNGSLEFAKSNEPI; translated from the coding sequence GTGATTCAAACTCGACAGCAACAAAAGTTAAAAACCCGTCGTGCAATCATAGATGCAGCTTTTGGTCTGTTAGATGAACAACATAGTTTTTCAAGTATGAGTCTCAGGGAAGTGGCAAGAGCCGCTGGTATCGCGCCTACGTCCTTTTATCGTCACTTCAAAGATATCGATGAGTTAGGGTTAACGCTAGTGGATGAAGCTGGGTTAACTTTGCGTCAATTAATGCGTCAAGCTAGAGTAAGAATAGCGTCAGGAGGCGGAGTTATTAGTACTTCCATAGATACGTTTATGGAATTTATCTCGGCTAACAGCAATATTTTTAGATTGTTATTAAGAGAACACACTGGGACCTCAAACGCCTTCAGAGCTGCCGTGTTCAGAGAGATTCAGCACTTTACCGAAGAACTGACCGACTATACTGTGGCAACAACTGGTTTAAATAGAAAACTCGCGAATTTACAAGCTGAAGCAATGGTTAAACTGGTGTTTAGTACTGGTGCTGAGGCGCTGGATTTAGATCCTATTCAAAGAGAACAATTGGCGATTCGATTAAAAATTCAGTTAAGGTTCATTACAAATGGCTCGTTAGAGTTCGCTAAAAGCAATGAACCTATTTAA
- a CDS encoding fatty acid desaturase, translated as MNKPPLLLTNILVFLITGVIAVIGVPLEAYFNGFDMFEVITCVFLIYFSGMSITAGYHRLWSHKAYETNSVVRFILAVGGAMALQNSILHWSSDHRVHHKFVDQNGKDPYSAKRGFLFSHIGWMLRDYESHRFDDYKNCRDLQKDAIVMWQHKYYLPIVLATNFGIPIALGFLNGDVLGMLLLAGVFRLVVVHHVTFFINSLAHIWGKQPYTDKNTARDNGILAFFTFGEGYHNYHHIFEYDYRNGIHWWQFDPTKWLIRGLCALKLAKNLRRCPEERIEKARFEMMMKRTQKKISNLPDAEEIMVKLQHEYDVLVAKMSDYYATKKKLLEFNQARIKKSYDNFELANKYKELKLSMLQQKQKFYELYQMA; from the coding sequence ATGAATAAACCTCCTCTGCTACTGACCAACATATTGGTCTTTCTTATTACCGGTGTAATCGCTGTTATTGGCGTACCATTAGAAGCCTATTTCAATGGTTTCGACATGTTTGAAGTGATTACATGTGTTTTCTTGATTTACTTTTCAGGCATGTCAATAACGGCCGGCTACCATAGATTATGGTCCCATAAAGCTTATGAAACCAATTCTGTTGTTCGATTCATATTAGCGGTTGGCGGTGCTATGGCACTGCAAAATAGTATTTTACACTGGAGTTCGGATCATAGAGTTCACCACAAATTTGTGGATCAAAATGGCAAAGACCCCTATTCCGCTAAACGTGGATTTCTATTTTCTCACATAGGCTGGATGCTCAGAGATTATGAGTCACACCGCTTTGATGATTATAAAAACTGTAGAGATTTGCAAAAAGACGCTATTGTCATGTGGCAACATAAATACTATTTACCCATAGTGTTAGCGACCAACTTTGGAATTCCAATCGCATTAGGATTTTTAAATGGCGACGTATTAGGCATGCTGCTGCTAGCTGGCGTTTTTAGATTAGTTGTTGTTCACCACGTGACTTTCTTTATCAACTCCCTTGCGCACATTTGGGGTAAACAGCCTTACACAGATAAAAACACTGCTCGAGACAATGGTATCTTAGCCTTTTTCACCTTTGGTGAGGGCTATCACAATTATCATCATATTTTTGAGTACGATTACCGAAACGGCATCCATTGGTGGCAATTTGATCCAACTAAGTGGTTGATTCGTGGACTTTGTGCGCTAAAACTGGCGAAAAACCTTCGTCGTTGCCCTGAAGAAAGAATTGAAAAAGCCCGTTTTGAAATGATGATGAAACGTACGCAGAAGAAAATCTCTAATCTACCAGACGCTGAAGAAATTATGGTTAAACTACAACACGAGTACGATGTGCTAGTTGCCAAAATGAGTGATTATTATGCGACTAAGAAAAAGTTGTTGGAATTTAATCAAGCGCGGATCAAAAAAAGTTACGACAATTTTGAATTGGCAAACAAATACAAAGAACTAAAATTAAGTATGTTGCAGCAGAAGCAAAAGTTCTACGAACTTTATCAAATGGCTTAG
- a CDS encoding pyridine nucleotide transhydrogenase yields the protein MRKLFSLLAVLSLGTVAHAQADQLKTFDCVDKQSFEVNSQCMANKISQNMTYRNVQMDIAEKANIQSDAIMATIKYYPKDALIEVVAHRDALADQSLTAAVQR from the coding sequence ATGCGTAAATTATTTTCTCTTCTTGCCGTCTTATCTTTAGGAACGGTTGCGCATGCTCAAGCCGATCAGTTAAAAACCTTTGATTGTGTAGACAAGCAATCGTTTGAAGTGAATAGTCAATGCATGGCAAATAAGATTAGCCAAAATATGACTTATCGAAACGTGCAAATGGACATTGCTGAAAAAGCAAATATTCAAAGTGATGCAATTATGGCCACTATAAAATATTATCCAAAAGACGCGTTAATCGAAGTTGTCGCTCACCGAGATGCGTTAGCGGACCAATCGCTAACAGCAGCAGTGCAACGCTAA
- a CDS encoding uracil-DNA glycosylase family protein produces MTECNLLKKNGFDLARNCRECVNILPLQPNPIIQGSANSQICIIGQAPGLAAHNSSLAWNDASGDRLRTWLGMNKATFYDENIVAILPMGFCYPGKSSSGDLPPIKKCAEIWHQRLLSSFTPKITLLIGQYAQNYYLNDKLGVTNRVRNWQDYLPEYIVLPHPSPRNNIWLKKNTWFEESVLPEVKTIIQDNT; encoded by the coding sequence ATGACAGAGTGTAATTTATTGAAAAAAAATGGCTTTGATTTAGCAAGAAACTGCCGAGAATGTGTGAATATTCTGCCGTTGCAACCTAACCCAATCATTCAAGGAAGTGCGAATAGCCAAATTTGTATAATTGGTCAAGCACCTGGTCTCGCCGCCCATAATTCTAGCTTAGCATGGAACGATGCTTCTGGAGATAGATTAAGGACATGGTTAGGTATGAATAAAGCAACTTTCTACGACGAAAATATCGTCGCTATTTTACCCATGGGGTTTTGTTATCCTGGAAAGTCATCTTCTGGAGATCTTCCCCCTATAAAGAAGTGTGCAGAGATTTGGCATCAAAGATTGCTATCTTCATTTACACCCAAAATAACCCTTTTGATTGGTCAATATGCACAAAATTACTACTTAAACGACAAGTTAGGTGTCACTAACAGAGTCAGGAACTGGCAAGACTATTTGCCAGAATACATAGTGTTACCCCACCCTTCACCACGGAATAATATTTGGTTAAAAAAGAACACTTGGTTTGAAGAATCTGTTTTACCTGAAGTTAAAACAATCATTCAGGATAATACCTAG